The window AGATCGATCAAACCACAAGCATCATCACGATGATCGCGATCCTAAGCCGAAtctcaaagctgcagaaattagagGACCAACATATTAAAATCCCGAAATTATACAACCAATCGTGATACCAATCCCATGTATGCATATCTGACTTGACCGAGACCACGGCCATCCATGCCCGCAGCCCACATGTTCATCCACTCTGTGGTCTTAATCCAAACCCCATTCCATCTGCTCACATCGAATGGACTCCAATAGCCACAGTGTCGTCAAAACCAACGGCATGATCCCACCTGAACTCAACCACTCTCTTCCCTTTCCTCTTTCCTCCAAACCATTGTCAGTCCCACGCCTTGGGCAGAGCAATTACCATCAACTAAACAAAAGGCGGCAGCCGGTGGTTTCTGTCGCCGTTCCGAGGCTTCCTCCAAAACCAGGGGGCACCGGAGCCCCTATAAGTAGAGGACGAGGTCACTCTGCCACTCCCGGAACTCGATCGAGCTCCGTGTGGAGAGTGACCTGAATCGGTGAGGAGGACATGAGCTCCCTGCAGTCATGGGTAGCCGAGCACAAGCTCACGAGCATCGGTAAGATTTCAAGCTCACCAAATAGTACCTCGTTCTCCGGTATCCTGCTGCTGAGTCGAGTGTCCTCTGTGTTTTGCGTAGGTGCTGTGTGGGCTTCTGCGCTGGGAACGTCGCTGGCAGTCGCACACAAGAGGTCGCCGACGGTGAAGACGAGCCTTCGGCTTATACATGCGAGGTGGGTACCGATTTGTTCGTGGTGTTGTCATTGGTATGTAGATGAGATGGGGGAGGATTAATGTGCGTTCGGGCCACAGGATGCACGCGCAGGCGCTGACGCTGGCGGTGCTCTCGGGAGCGGCGCTGCTGCACTACTTCGACGCCAAAGACAAAGCTGCAACGGATGATGTCGAGAGTGTGACGCCACCACCTTGGCTTAATTAATTAGCTATGAGATGATATTTTATATGCTATGGGAAGAACGGTAGCAGCGGCTGCCGTTTTCATCCTCCTCTGTTCCCTTCTACTTGGTTTATCTTACGAGAAGTTGAGGCTTTGTATGTATAAAATACGTATTGGTTGCGTATAACGAAATTGGAATCTAAAAGGGTGTAAATATAAGGCTCCCCCACCACAGTATCTTTCCACATCCAGACTTCCCTCCCTTGTTGATGATGGGCTGAGTAAGCACCGGTGGATATGAGTGCTCACCTACGACTACTCCATGAAAGAAACATGTAACTTACTCACCTCGTCCTATTCCGTAAGGAGTTGGAATCAGTACACGACAGCGATCGATGTCAACAATGCGGAGATAGGTGAGTGGTCTTCGATGGCACTATTCCTTGGATGGCGTAGAACTCAAGAGATGGTAGCGCTTAGGGCATGTAGAGCCTGTCGCCGCACTTGCACCGCCACGCCTCCGGGTAATACTCCGTGGTCACTGGAGTGCCGGGCGGCAGCGCCACGTGCACGGGTTGGCACGGGGTGCATTCGCCGCACTTGCCTGTACACCGTGGAGGGGCCGACCCTGGCTCGCCGCCCACAAGCTGCCTCCGcctcgcctccgccgccgccgccgccgcctgcagTGCGGTCACCCCGGTTAAGTTAGCACGAGCAACTCAAACAAAGCTACACCGCGGGAGCTGAAACAGTGCGATAGTTTTCCGCTCCGCCAGAGGTCGTTCTTATTGAGATTGTTGGAGATGGTGTGGATCAGGCCTCCGGAGACTAATGAAATGGCGACAGGGAAGTGATGAGAGAAGAAAAGCGAAGGGGTTATTAGGATGAGCACCTGAGGGTAGGGCTCCGTGACTGAGCTTCCAACACCTGTGACAATGACAACGTGCATGAAATGATGAAGCAATCACCGGCAGAGAGAATCTTGAGACTTACCTACATCGACGATTTGGCAGAAAGGAACGCTCGAAAGCAGAGCGCAAAGAGAGAACAGGCAGACGAAACCGCAGCATAAGACTACAGCTTCTTTTAGCTGCAACCCGAgtcttctcctccctcttctcgTTTCCATCAATTGCAGCCCTCTCATAGAGCTCAGGGATGCAAAGGATGGGATAGAAAGAATCAGAGAAGCCGAGATCTGAAACGGTTACCTCTTGCTGGTACTACTGCCACTACTACTGTGGCAGCCCCAGATCTGTGAGACGACCTCTGGACGAGACAAGCTGTGGAATTTAATGATATTATTCGTGGGAGCACCCTTTTCAACTCCTCTTACTCTGCCTTCTTTCGAACGCTTGCAGACTGCTCCTACTACTACCGTTTGCTCTCTCTCTTGTCTTTCTCGGAAAGCGGGGTGAGGCATCTTATTATGGGTCATCGAACTCTCGCTTTCACGACCCCTGCAAGCTTTCTTTGTAATGACAGGTTTGGCCTTGTAACAACGATGTCCAGACACCAAAATGAGGACGAGATAAAGATCTAGATTCATTGGAATATGATTTATATCCTTCCGATCTGAGGTGTCGAGGACCGCACAGTTGCGGTAGCACCTAATGGCCTCACGAAAGCTTAGAACACTATTGCAGGAAGTAGACGTCCACCAATTATGATATTATATGAAAAGGACAATCCAACCAAACGAGTATTAGAGATTAATCTTCTGGGCGCTGAAGAAAATACTGAAGAGGGTCTCAGCGGTCATTTGAAGGAATACATAGTTCATTGGGAAGGTAAGTGAGGAAGGACGGGAGGATGAGACGCAGTGATCAGTGTAGTGTGACAGATTGAGTCAGGAATCCCAAGGCTGTTTGTCTCCCATTTCTTGCTTGCCTTCTCTCTGCTTCGTGTCTTCGTTCACATCCATCGTCGATCCGTCCCCTTTTGGCCACTGTACTTAGGGATTCAACGCTTTACCCGTTGTAGTAGTCTTCCCATGTCCCAAACAACGATGGCTATCGTTCTAAATGAGTTGTCAGAACCACACAACTTGCTTGGGCTATATCTTCACATTGTCACTCTATGACAGTATAATTACTGTGGCACGTCGGAAAGAAGCTAATCAAAGAGGACATCAATGTATACAAAAATAATTTA of the Musa acuminata AAA Group cultivar baxijiao chromosome BXJ2-10, Cavendish_Baxijiao_AAA, whole genome shotgun sequence genome contains:
- the LOC135624322 gene encoding uncharacterized protein LOC135624322, with the translated sequence MSSLQSWVAEHKLTSIGAVWASALGTSLAVAHKRSPTVKTSLRLIHARMHAQALTLAVLSGAALLHYFDAKDKAATDDVESVTPPPWLN
- the LOC135624321 gene encoding uncharacterized protein LOC135624321, with the translated sequence MRGLQLMETRRGRRRLGLQLKEAVVLCCGFVCLFSLCALLSSVPFCQIVDVGVGSSVTEPYPQAAAAAAEARRRQLVGGEPGSAPPRCTGKCGECTPCQPVHVALPPGTPVTTEYYPEAWRCKCGDRLYMP